In Shewanella aestuarii, a genomic segment contains:
- the narH gene encoding nitrate reductase subunit beta, translating into MKVRAQIGMVLNLDKCIGCHTCSITCKNVWTSREGVEYAWFNNVETKPGIGYPKEWENQDKYNGGWKRNKNGSLEPRQGNRRRLLANIFANPDLPEIDDYYEPFDFDYQHLHNAPDSKHQPVARPRSLITGQRMEKINWGPNWEEILGTEFSERKKDKNFDEVVQKDIYGQFEKTFMMYLPRLCEHCINPACVASCPSGAIYKREEDGIVLIDQDKCRGWRMCVSGCPYKKIYYNWKSGKSEKCIFCFPRIEAGQPTVCAETCVGRIRYLGVLLYDADRVEEVASVPNEHDLYPAQLSMFLDPSDPEVIAAARAEGIPDSWLESARQSPVYKMAVDWKVALPLHPEYRTLPMVWYVPPLSPIQTAVKAGHIGMNGVIPDLKSQRIPMRYLANLLTAGDERPVIHALERMIAMRAFKRAQQVEGVEDLAVLKQVGLTVNQVEEMYRYMAIANYEDRFVIPTSHKAYAANAYDMKSGCGFSFGNGCSDGGNSVNLFGNKKQTVRQIIPVEIK; encoded by the coding sequence ATGAAAGTACGTGCACAAATTGGCATGGTGTTAAACCTAGATAAATGTATCGGCTGCCACACTTGCTCTATTACTTGTAAAAACGTTTGGACTAGCCGCGAGGGTGTGGAATATGCCTGGTTCAATAACGTAGAAACCAAACCGGGTATTGGTTATCCAAAAGAATGGGAAAACCAAGATAAATATAATGGTGGATGGAAGCGCAATAAAAATGGCTCTCTAGAGCCTCGTCAAGGTAATCGCCGTAGATTATTAGCTAATATTTTTGCTAATCCAGATTTACCTGAAATAGATGATTATTACGAACCATTCGATTTTGATTATCAACATTTACACAATGCACCAGATAGCAAGCATCAGCCAGTGGCTCGTCCTCGTTCGTTGATTACCGGTCAACGTATGGAGAAAATTAACTGGGGGCCAAACTGGGAAGAAATTCTTGGTACAGAGTTCTCTGAGCGTAAAAAAGATAAAAACTTTGATGAAGTTGTGCAAAAAGACATCTATGGTCAGTTTGAAAAAACATTCATGATGTATTTGCCACGCTTATGCGAACATTGTATCAACCCTGCTTGTGTTGCGAGTTGTCCATCGGGCGCTATCTATAAACGTGAAGAAGATGGCATTGTGCTGATTGACCAAGACAAGTGTCGTGGCTGGCGTATGTGTGTATCGGGTTGTCCATACAAAAAGATCTATTACAACTGGAAATCAGGTAAATCAGAGAAATGTATTTTCTGTTTCCCACGTATCGAAGCTGGGCAACCAACAGTATGTGCAGAAACCTGTGTGGGTCGAATTCGCTACCTAGGCGTGCTTTTATATGATGCTGACAGAGTCGAAGAAGTCGCAAGCGTACCTAATGAGCATGACTTGTATCCCGCTCAATTAAGTATGTTCCTTGACCCAAGTGACCCAGAAGTTATTGCAGCTGCTAGAGCGGAAGGGATCCCTGATAGTTGGTTAGAGTCAGCTCGTCAGTCACCAGTATACAAAATGGCTGTTGACTGGAAAGTGGCACTACCATTACACCCTGAATATCGCACTTTACCAATGGTGTGGTATGTGCCGCCTCTATCACCAATACAAACTGCCGTAAAAGCAGGTCATATTGGCATGAATGGTGTTATTCCTGATTTGAAATCTCAGCGAATTCCAATGCGCTATTTGGCTAACTTATTAACAGCTGGTGACGAACGCCCTGTTATTCATGCGCTTGAAAGAATGATTGCAATGCGCGCCTTTAAACGTGCTCAGCAAGTTGAGGGTGTTGAAGATTTAGCCGTGCTTAAGCAAGTTGGTTTAACGGTAAACCAAGTTGAAGAAATGTATCGCTATATGGCGATTGCAAATTACGAAGATCGCTTCGTCATTCCAACCAGCCATAAAGCCTATGCTGCCAATGCTTATGACATGAAGAGCGGCTGTGGATTTAGCTTTGGTAACGGTTGTAGTGACGGTGGAAATAGCGTGAATTTGTTTGGTAACAAAAAGCAAACTGTTCGCCAGATTATCCCTGTTGAGATCAAATAA
- a CDS encoding peptidylprolyl isomerase, whose protein sequence is MISVNQESISEQAVLNEMQYHPADNHRAAMVSAAQSLIIGKLLLQRADELNLTNNIDATTFADEKTYQDAVLEQLINQDIKIPQATSAECQQYYQANLSKFTTSPLVAARHILLPAPVEDINTRLEAKALADEIIKQLKQGESFSVLASAHSKCDSSKHGGVLGQLSKGQTVAEFERQVFAASEGLMTHAVESRYGYHVVFIDMKIAGNQLPYDLVKQRITTYLNEKVKRKAIAQYIRHLISQANIDGFEFDVDASPLMQ, encoded by the coding sequence ATGATAAGCGTTAATCAAGAGTCTATCTCTGAACAAGCCGTATTGAATGAAATGCAATACCATCCAGCAGACAATCATAGAGCAGCTATGGTAAGTGCTGCTCAAAGTTTAATTATTGGTAAATTGCTATTACAACGTGCAGACGAACTCAATTTGACCAATAACATTGATGCAACAACATTTGCAGATGAAAAAACTTACCAAGATGCCGTTTTAGAGCAACTTATTAATCAAGATATTAAAATACCACAAGCCACATCGGCAGAGTGCCAACAGTATTACCAAGCCAATTTATCAAAATTTACGACATCACCATTGGTAGCAGCAAGACACATTTTATTACCAGCCCCAGTAGAAGATATCAATACCAGATTAGAGGCCAAAGCATTAGCTGACGAAATTATTAAGCAGCTAAAACAGGGGGAAAGCTTCAGCGTTTTAGCTTCAGCACATTCTAAATGTGACTCTTCCAAGCATGGAGGTGTATTGGGGCAATTGAGTAAAGGTCAAACCGTTGCAGAATTTGAACGACAAGTTTTTGCTGCAAGTGAAGGGTTAATGACTCATGCAGTAGAATCACGTTATGGATACCATGTGGTATTTATTGACATGAAAATTGCCGGTAATCAATTACCTTATGATTTAGTTAAGCAACGTATCACGACTTATTTAAATGAAAAAGTAAAACGTAAAGCAATAGCACAATACATTAGACACCTAATAAGCCAGGCTAATATTGATGGATTTGAATTTGATGTTGATGCCAGTCCATTAATGCAATAG
- the narJ gene encoding nitrate reductase molybdenum cofactor assembly chaperone: protein MQVLSVISHLLDYPKQEMIDACDELIEVVQNSPLNEQHQAAVVGFIEHRFAGDLMDWQAEYDGLFERGRALGLWLFEHLHGESRDRGQAMVDLVSQYKQAGLELDKKELPDYIPLFLEFLSSQGDENARAGIQEVEHILALLFCRLEKRQSDYAVLLDALLHIAQNQVDLAPIRAQLVNEKRDDTKQAIDKEWEEEAVTFGAPDAENCPSSVNRPSESQRKDQFVPVTWTGFDKRAS, encoded by the coding sequence ATGCAAGTATTGAGTGTGATATCTCATCTGCTGGATTACCCCAAGCAGGAGATGATTGATGCGTGTGATGAACTCATTGAAGTGGTACAAAATAGTCCATTGAATGAGCAACATCAAGCAGCTGTAGTCGGATTTATTGAACACCGTTTTGCAGGTGATTTAATGGACTGGCAAGCAGAGTATGATGGCCTATTTGAGCGTGGTCGTGCTCTTGGTTTGTGGTTATTTGAACACTTGCACGGCGAAAGCCGGGATCGTGGTCAAGCGATGGTTGATTTGGTTAGCCAATACAAACAAGCAGGATTAGAACTCGATAAAAAAGAATTGCCGGATTATATCCCACTATTTCTTGAGTTTTTATCAAGCCAAGGTGATGAAAATGCTAGGGCGGGAATACAAGAAGTAGAGCATATTCTTGCACTTCTATTTTGTCGCCTAGAGAAACGTCAGAGTGATTACGCGGTGTTGCTTGATGCGTTACTTCATATAGCGCAAAACCAGGTCGACTTGGCTCCAATTCGAGCCCAACTCGTTAATGAAAAGCGTGATGATACTAAGCAGGCGATTGATAAAGAATGGGAAGAAGAAGCGGTTACCTTTGGTGCCCCTGATGCAGAAAACTGCCCAAGCTCTGTTAATCGTCCGAGTGAAAGTCAACGCAAAGATCAGTTTGTGCCAGTCACCTGGACTGGTTTTGATAAACGTGCCAGTTAG
- a CDS encoding nitrate reductase subunit alpha has translation MSHFLNKMRFFKTNKQSFSNEHGVTTDESREWEDGYRRRWQHDKIVRSTHGVNCTGSCSWKIYVKDGLVTWETQQTDYPRTRPDLPNHEPRGCPRGASYSWYIYSANRLKYPKVRQALLKLWREAKTQFSDPVDAWASIVNDPIKAKSYKTKRGLGGFIRSEWDEVNEIIAASNIYTAKEYGPDRIMGFSPIPAMSMVSYAAGSRYLSLIGGNCLSFYDWYCDLPPSSPQIWGEQTDVPESADWYNSNYIIAWGSNVPQTRTPDAHFFTEVRYKGTKTVVITSDYSECSKLSDIWLSPKQGTDAALAMAFGHVILKEFHIEKQSEYFADYVRTYTDMPMLVKLDKNDTGLVQGAFLRASDLADNLGQDNNPEWKTIAIDENTGELISPTGSIGYRWGEKGKWNIEQRNGKTGEKHKFALSLKQQADSVADVQFPYFGSKAHDLGYFQHTEHDEIQVRKVPVKNVTIKDGTSVLVASVFDLMIAHYGVDNGLGDDNTAKSYLDNVPYTPGWQQQITGVDPENVIQVAREFADNAHKTKGRSMVIVGAGLNHWYNMDMNYRGLINMLMMCGCVGQSGGGWAHYVGQEKLRPQCGWVPLAFGSDWQKPPRQMNGTSFFYNHSDQWRYEKLEMTEVLSPLADKTKWTASVLDYNTRAERMGWLPSAPQFNKNPLDLCKEAVKAGMSPKDYTVQQLTSGEMQFASLDPDNPKNYPHNMFIWRSNLLGSSGKGHEYMLRHLLGTKHGLQGKDLGESGDKKPEDVIWHDKAPEGKVDLWVTLDFRMSTTCLYSDIVLPTATWYEKDDMNTSDMHPFIHPLSKAVDPVWESRSDWDIFKGIAKTFSNLCVGHLGLEQDLVSVPLMHDTPAELAQPDGVKMWWKGECDLIPGKTAPNFMVVERDYPNTYNRFTSLGPLLESQGNGGKGINWNTEKEVAFLGELNYLHTTEGPQKGRPKIESSIDAAEVILSLAPETNGQVAVKAWAALGEFTGLDHTHLAKPKEEEKIRFRDIQAQPRKIISSPTWSGLEDEHVSYNAGYTNVHEYIPWRTVTGRQQFYQDHQWMRDFGETLVSYKPPVNLKTTQPIIGKKPNGNKELVLNWITPHQKWGIHSTYSDNLLMLTLSRGGPIVWLSEIDAKDAGIKDNDWIEVFNVNGAIACRAVVSQRVPQGMSMMYHAQERIVNTPGAETTGTRGGIHNSVTRAVMKPTHMIGGYAQQSYGFNYYGTVGCNRDEFVIVRKMDNVDWLDAE, from the coding sequence ATGAGCCATTTCTTAAATAAAATGCGCTTTTTTAAGACTAATAAACAATCGTTTTCTAATGAACATGGTGTGACTACTGATGAAAGTCGCGAGTGGGAAGATGGTTATCGTCGTCGTTGGCAACATGATAAAATTGTACGTTCAACCCACGGAGTAAATTGTACTGGTTCATGTAGCTGGAAAATTTATGTCAAGGATGGCTTGGTGACATGGGAAACCCAACAAACTGACTACCCAAGAACTCGCCCAGACTTACCAAACCATGAACCTAGAGGTTGTCCACGTGGGGCAAGTTACTCTTGGTACATCTATAGTGCCAACCGCTTAAAATACCCTAAAGTACGTCAAGCCTTATTAAAACTTTGGCGTGAAGCTAAAACTCAATTTAGCGATCCTGTTGATGCATGGGCTTCAATTGTTAATGACCCAATTAAGGCTAAAAGCTATAAAACGAAGCGCGGTTTAGGCGGCTTTATTCGTTCTGAATGGGACGAAGTGAATGAAATTATTGCTGCATCGAATATTTATACTGCTAAAGAATACGGTCCAGACCGTATTATGGGATTTTCTCCTATTCCAGCCATGAGTATGGTGAGCTACGCCGCAGGTTCTCGTTATCTATCGCTAATCGGTGGTAACTGTTTAAGTTTCTATGATTGGTATTGTGATTTACCCCCGTCTTCACCGCAAATATGGGGTGAACAAACAGATGTACCTGAGTCTGCTGATTGGTATAACTCAAACTACATTATTGCTTGGGGTTCAAACGTACCTCAAACTCGTACACCTGACGCCCACTTCTTTACTGAAGTGCGTTACAAAGGTACTAAAACTGTCGTTATCACATCAGATTATTCTGAATGTTCTAAATTGTCTGACATTTGGTTATCACCAAAGCAGGGAACCGACGCTGCACTTGCGATGGCTTTTGGCCATGTCATTTTAAAAGAATTTCACATTGAAAAACAGAGTGAATATTTTGCTGACTATGTGCGCACTTATACCGATATGCCAATGTTGGTTAAGTTAGATAAAAATGACACTGGCTTAGTCCAAGGTGCATTTTTACGTGCATCTGATTTAGCAGATAATCTTGGCCAAGATAACAACCCTGAATGGAAAACCATTGCAATAGATGAAAACACGGGAGAACTTATTTCTCCAACGGGTTCAATTGGTTACCGATGGGGTGAGAAGGGTAAATGGAACATTGAGCAACGTAACGGCAAAACAGGAGAAAAACATAAGTTTGCATTGAGCTTAAAGCAACAAGCTGACAGCGTAGCCGATGTACAATTTCCTTATTTTGGCAGTAAAGCTCATGATTTAGGCTACTTCCAACACACTGAACATGATGAAATCCAAGTTCGCAAAGTTCCTGTTAAGAACGTTACGATTAAAGATGGCACCAGCGTTTTAGTTGCCAGCGTATTTGATTTAATGATTGCGCACTACGGTGTAGATAATGGTCTTGGCGACGACAATACCGCTAAATCTTATTTAGATAATGTGCCTTATACACCTGGTTGGCAGCAACAAATCACCGGCGTTGATCCTGAAAATGTCATTCAAGTTGCCCGTGAGTTTGCAGATAATGCACATAAAACGAAAGGCCGCAGCATGGTTATTGTGGGTGCCGGCTTAAACCATTGGTACAACATGGATATGAACTACCGTGGTTTAATCAACATGCTCATGATGTGTGGCTGTGTTGGTCAATCAGGTGGCGGTTGGGCGCATTATGTTGGCCAAGAAAAGTTACGCCCTCAGTGCGGTTGGGTACCATTAGCTTTTGGTTCAGATTGGCAAAAACCACCTCGTCAAATGAACGGAACTTCGTTTTTCTATAACCATTCTGATCAATGGCGTTATGAAAAATTAGAAATGACCGAAGTGTTGTCGCCTCTGGCAGATAAGACTAAGTGGACAGCATCAGTACTTGACTACAACACACGTGCTGAACGCATGGGGTGGTTGCCTTCAGCGCCACAATTTAATAAAAACCCACTTGATTTATGTAAAGAAGCGGTTAAAGCGGGTATGTCACCAAAAGATTATACTGTGCAGCAGTTAACTTCAGGTGAAATGCAATTTGCGAGTTTAGATCCTGATAATCCTAAAAACTACCCACACAACATGTTTATTTGGCGTTCAAACCTACTGGGATCTTCAGGTAAAGGCCATGAATACATGTTGCGCCACCTCCTTGGCACTAAGCATGGCCTACAAGGTAAAGACTTAGGCGAAAGTGGTGATAAAAAACCAGAAGATGTGATTTGGCATGATAAAGCACCTGAAGGCAAAGTAGATTTATGGGTGACATTGGATTTCCGTATGTCTACAACTTGCTTGTATTCAGACATCGTTTTACCTACCGCGACTTGGTATGAAAAAGACGATATGAATACATCAGATATGCATCCATTTATTCACCCATTATCTAAGGCGGTTGATCCTGTTTGGGAATCTCGTTCAGATTGGGACATTTTTAAAGGCATCGCTAAAACATTCTCTAACCTTTGTGTAGGGCATTTAGGTTTGGAGCAAGACCTTGTTTCAGTGCCTTTAATGCACGATACACCTGCTGAATTAGCTCAACCAGATGGGGTTAAAATGTGGTGGAAAGGTGAATGTGACCTTATCCCGGGTAAAACAGCGCCAAACTTTATGGTTGTAGAGCGTGATTATCCTAATACCTATAACCGATTTACCTCTCTTGGTCCTTTATTGGAAAGCCAAGGTAATGGAGGTAAAGGCATTAATTGGAATACCGAAAAAGAAGTGGCATTCCTTGGTGAGCTCAACTATCTGCACACTACTGAAGGCCCTCAAAAAGGTAGACCAAAAATTGAATCATCTATTGATGCCGCTGAAGTGATTTTAAGTTTAGCGCCTGAAACTAATGGTCAAGTAGCGGTTAAAGCATGGGCTGCTTTAGGTGAATTTACTGGTCTAGATCACACCCATTTAGCTAAGCCTAAAGAAGAAGAGAAAATTCGCTTTCGCGATATTCAAGCGCAACCACGCAAAATTATTAGCTCACCGACTTGGTCTGGGTTAGAAGACGAGCATGTTTCTTATAACGCGGGTTATACCAACGTACACGAGTATATTCCTTGGCGTACTGTAACGGGGCGTCAACAATTCTACCAAGATCATCAATGGATGCGCGATTTTGGCGAGACATTAGTGAGTTACAAACCACCTGTTAACTTAAAAACGACTCAACCTATTATAGGCAAAAAACCAAATGGTAATAAAGAGTTGGTGTTGAACTGGATCACTCCGCATCAAAAATGGGGTATTCATTCAACCTATTCAGACAACCTACTCATGCTTACGTTAAGTCGTGGTGGTCCGATTGTGTGGTTAAGCGAAATCGACGCCAAAGATGCAGGCATTAAAGATAACGATTGGATTGAAGTCTTTAACGTAAACGGTGCAATAGCGTGTCGTGCGGTTGTATCACAACGTGTACCACAAGGGATGAGCATGATGTATCACGCTCAAGAGCGAATTGTTAACACCCCAGGTGCTGAAACAACAGGAACTCGTGGTGGTATCCATAACTCAGTCACTCGAGCTGTGATGAAACCAACCCATATGATCGGTGGTTATGCACAGCAATCATACGGTTTTAACTATTACGGTACCGTAGGTTGTAACCGAGATGAGTTCGTGATTGTTCGTAAAATGGACAATGTTGACTGGTTAGACGCAGAGTAA
- a CDS encoding ATP-binding protein — protein MKKRFLGSVMFHITLSLSSIIAIAIMTMFASYWITEQADIDAYAINVGGSLRMQTYQIGFYTNTGLTDEAEKATLLFEKKLDSPIFSQLRQSTDVISVLNDLKLFWYEELKPNLSQNNPLLTQHLATQVLLANKMVTLLQNNAEHRIVLLRTIQLVAVFITLILGVLIFYLMKLWIQTPMAQLTQAAHAIGKGDFTQRVHVKGDDELALLAATLNHTCDAIAAMYGQLEKRVQEQTQELKRNNKALLFLFSTVRTMLEKQGHKIDYQKLLDQLTELINIQNIELCLMTAHGETPYLHLHNQQMKDHLCVAKNCNICFGDAVFTNIEKPDNTLYPLVYNNINYGVLVVSNDQTMSTHSWQNQLVQSVADQIALSLNLADQHNKERRIALLQERTVIARELHDSLAQALSYLKIQVTRLDFSQKKLQYDQQQPIIDELRLGLDSAYRQLRELLTTFRLKVLDEGLYPALNKTLELLTEQSDMHFSLNFAIQQVPLSPMEEIHLLQIAREACQNTVHHSQGRNVWIDVKQTHTNTVVLTISDDGIGITKTAKLNHYGMAIMQERAKQLNGELNISDRLGGGTEVMLTFTPQNSTAQ, from the coding sequence ATGAAAAAACGTTTCCTTGGTTCAGTAATGTTTCACATTACTTTATCGCTAAGCAGTATTATTGCCATTGCAATAATGACAATGTTTGCCTCTTATTGGATTACAGAACAAGCCGATATAGATGCTTATGCTATCAATGTTGGTGGGTCGCTCCGAATGCAAACTTACCAAATAGGTTTTTATACCAATACTGGTTTGACTGATGAAGCTGAAAAGGCCACCTTACTATTTGAAAAGAAATTAGACTCGCCTATTTTTAGTCAGCTCAGGCAATCAACGGATGTCATTTCAGTATTGAATGACTTAAAGCTTTTCTGGTACGAAGAATTAAAACCAAACCTGTCTCAAAATAACCCACTATTAACACAACATCTTGCCACCCAAGTTTTGCTCGCAAACAAAATGGTGACACTTTTACAAAATAACGCTGAGCATAGAATAGTACTACTTAGAACAATTCAACTTGTGGCGGTTTTTATCACCCTTATTTTAGGAGTATTAATTTTCTATTTAATGAAATTATGGATTCAAACACCTATGGCGCAACTCACTCAAGCTGCACATGCTATAGGTAAAGGAGACTTTACTCAAAGAGTTCATGTAAAAGGTGATGATGAATTAGCGTTACTTGCTGCAACATTAAATCATACTTGCGATGCTATCGCTGCAATGTATGGTCAACTTGAAAAAAGGGTACAAGAACAAACTCAAGAACTAAAAAGAAATAATAAGGCGTTGTTATTTTTATTTTCGACCGTCAGAACGATGCTAGAAAAACAAGGGCATAAGATTGATTATCAAAAGCTTCTAGATCAATTGACTGAATTAATTAATATCCAAAACATTGAATTATGCTTAATGACCGCACATGGTGAAACCCCGTATTTACATTTACATAACCAGCAAATGAAAGATCATTTGTGTGTGGCTAAAAACTGTAATATATGCTTTGGTGATGCTGTATTTACCAATATAGAAAAACCAGACAACACTCTATATCCACTGGTTTATAATAATATTAATTATGGAGTGTTAGTGGTAAGCAATGATCAAACCATGAGCACACATAGCTGGCAAAATCAGTTAGTTCAGTCGGTTGCGGATCAAATAGCTTTATCACTTAACTTAGCTGATCAACACAATAAAGAAAGGCGTATAGCATTACTCCAAGAACGGACTGTTATTGCTAGGGAACTGCATGATTCTCTAGCACAGGCACTATCCTATTTAAAAATTCAAGTTACCCGTTTAGATTTCAGCCAGAAGAAACTCCAGTATGATCAACAACAACCCATTATTGATGAGTTACGCTTAGGTTTAGACTCTGCTTATCGTCAATTAAGGGAACTATTGACAACTTTCAGATTAAAAGTACTCGATGAAGGCTTATATCCTGCGCTAAATAAAACGCTAGAATTACTAACTGAACAAAGTGACATGCATTTCAGTCTTAATTTTGCTATTCAACAAGTGCCCTTATCTCCTATGGAAGAAATTCATTTACTACAAATTGCCCGTGAAGCTTGTCAGAACACGGTTCACCATAGTCAAGGAAGAAACGTTTGGATAGATGTCAAACAAACACACACCAACACAGTGGTATTAACCATTAGCGATGATGGTATTGGTATCACGAAGACAGCAAAACTTAATCATTATGGTATGGCCATTATGCAAGAACGCGCAAAACAGTTAAATGGCGAGTTAAATATAAGTGATAGATTAGGTGGCGGTACAGAGGTGATGCTGACTTTCACCCCACAAAACTCGACAGCGCAATAA
- a CDS encoding acyl-CoA dehydrogenase: MSRVIFDWKDPLQFDSLLTGEERMIRDMTHEFAQEKLMTRVLMANRKEHFDREIINELGALGLLGSTLPEQYGGSDANYVSYGLVAREIERVDSGYRSAMSVQSSLVMHPIYAYGSEAQRMKYLPKLASGEWVGCFGLTEPDVGSDPGGMKTRATKTQEGYVLTGAKMWITNSPIADVFVVWAKLDGEIRGFILEKGMKGLSAPKIEGKFSLRASITGEIVMDNVEVGEDALLPNVSGLKGPFGCLNKARYGIAWGALGAAEFCWHAARQYSLDRIQFNRPLAATQLIQKKLADMQTDITMGLFACLQAGRLMDNDTLPVEAISMIKRNSCGKALDIARMSRDMHGGNGISDEFHVIRHVMNLEAVNTYEGTHDIHALILGRAQTGIQAFG; this comes from the coding sequence ATGTCTCGTGTAATATTTGATTGGAAAGATCCATTACAGTTCGATAGTTTGTTAACTGGCGAAGAACGCATGATCCGAGATATGACTCATGAATTCGCACAAGAAAAATTAATGACTCGAGTATTAATGGCAAATCGAAAAGAACATTTTGATCGCGAGATCATTAATGAACTTGGTGCACTTGGTTTATTAGGTTCAACGTTGCCGGAGCAATACGGCGGCTCAGACGCTAATTATGTGAGTTATGGATTAGTTGCCCGTGAAATCGAACGCGTGGACAGTGGATACCGTTCAGCCATGAGCGTGCAGTCATCTTTAGTGATGCATCCGATTTATGCCTATGGCAGCGAAGCACAGCGGATGAAATATTTGCCAAAATTAGCCAGTGGTGAATGGGTTGGATGCTTTGGATTAACAGAGCCAGATGTTGGCTCAGACCCTGGTGGCATGAAAACACGAGCGACTAAAACCCAAGAGGGTTATGTCCTAACTGGCGCTAAAATGTGGATCACCAATTCACCAATTGCCGACGTGTTTGTGGTGTGGGCCAAATTAGACGGCGAGATCCGAGGATTCATACTAGAAAAAGGCATGAAAGGGTTAAGCGCCCCCAAAATTGAAGGTAAATTCTCACTGCGTGCTTCTATCACAGGTGAAATTGTGATGGATAACGTTGAAGTGGGTGAAGATGCATTGCTGCCTAATGTGTCTGGCTTAAAAGGGCCTTTTGGTTGCCTTAATAAAGCCCGATACGGTATCGCTTGGGGTGCATTGGGTGCCGCTGAGTTTTGTTGGCACGCGGCGCGTCAATACAGCCTAGATAGAATTCAATTTAATCGCCCATTAGCGGCAACTCAACTTATCCAAAAAAAGCTTGCTGATATGCAAACCGATATCACCATGGGGTTATTTGCTTGCTTACAAGCGGGTCGGTTGATGGATAACGATACTTTGCCCGTTGAAGCTATTTCGATGATCAAGCGTAATTCCTGTGGTAAGGCGTTAGACATAGCCCGCATGTCTCGTGATATGCACGGTGGCAATGGCATTAGCGATGAGTTTCATGTTATTCGCCATGTCATGAACCTTGAAGCGGTCAATACCTACGAAGGCACTCATGATATTCATGCGCTGATTTTAGGTCGGGCGCAAACGGGCATTCAAGCCTTTGGCTAA
- the narI gene encoding respiratory nitrate reductase subunit gamma, which yields MSYLNTLFFGIYPYIAFAIFIVGSIVRYDREQYTWKTGSSQLLESKDLKRGSRAFHIGIIAILLGHFVGLLTPAEVWHLFGIEASDKQLIAITAGGIFGLICLYGLTILIKRRLNNPRIKATSSNMDIAILMVLYVQLVLGLITIIVSLGHLDGSEMLLLMSWAQNVVTFDISEATASIADVNIIFKLHIFLGMSLFVLFPFSRLVHIASVPVQYLSRNYQVVRVKR from the coding sequence ATGAGTTATTTAAACACGCTGTTTTTTGGCATTTACCCTTATATTGCCTTCGCTATTTTTATTGTAGGCTCTATCGTACGTTACGATAGAGAGCAGTATACGTGGAAAACAGGTTCAAGCCAGCTACTTGAAAGTAAAGACCTTAAAAGAGGAAGTCGAGCTTTTCATATTGGAATTATCGCGATTTTACTTGGTCACTTTGTTGGTTTGCTTACTCCAGCGGAGGTATGGCACTTGTTTGGCATTGAAGCCAGTGACAAACAATTAATCGCGATAACGGCTGGTGGAATATTTGGTTTAATTTGTTTATATGGATTAACCATTTTAATCAAACGTCGCTTAAACAACCCGAGAATAAAAGCAACAAGCAGTAACATGGACATTGCCATTTTGATGGTGCTCTATGTCCAGCTTGTACTCGGATTAATAACTATCATAGTGTCTTTGGGGCATCTTGATGGTTCAGAAATGTTATTGCTGATGAGCTGGGCTCAAAATGTGGTGACATTTGATATTTCTGAAGCGACAGCATCGATTGCCGATGTGAATATTATCTTCAAACTGCATATATTTCTTGGTATGAGTTTGTTTGTATTATTTCCGTTTAGTCGTCTAGTTCACATTGCCAGTGTTCCAGTTCAATACTTAAGCAGAAACTACCAAGTTGTTCGTGTGAAACGTTAA